One genomic region from Prunus persica cultivar Lovell chromosome G3, Prunus_persica_NCBIv2, whole genome shotgun sequence encodes:
- the LOC18781909 gene encoding myb-related protein 306: MGRPPCCDKEGVKKGPWTPEEDITLVSYIQEHGPGNWRAVPTNTGLHRCSKSCRLRWTNYLRPGIKRGNFTDHEEKMIIHLQALLGNRWAAIASYLPQRTDNDIKNYWNTHLKKKLNKLQAGTEGHSKDQGSSTSSQAISRGQWERRLQTDIHMARQALRDALSPEKPSTLSSDLKPADGFLISTTKPAQDQSTTTYASSTENISRLLKDWMKNPPKSSSARTNLAKTQHSFTNMVSGFDCTSSEGATSAANTTSGVELSDAFESRFGFESLDSSNSDLSPSMSPEASLFQDESKPNLISDQFLSLIDKWIFDEDAAAIQGKDMMTLDHENAYFF; encoded by the exons ATGGGCAGGCCTCCTTGCTGTGATAAAGAAGGGGTCAAGAAAGGACCTTGGACTCCTGAAGAAGATATCACTTTGGTCTCTTACATTCAAGAACATGGTCCTGGGAATTGGAGGGCTGTTCCTACCAATACag GGCTGCATAGATGCAGTAAAAGTTGCAGGCTGAGATGGACTAATTACCTTAGGCCTGGGATCAAACGTGGCAACTTTACTGACCATGAGGAGAAGATGATCATCCACCTTCAAGCTCTTTTGGGCAATAG ATGGGCTGCAATAGCTTCATACCTCCCACAGAGAACTGACAATGACATTAAAAACTACTGGAACACccacttgaagaagaagctaaaCAAGCTTCAAGCAGGCACTGAAGGCCACTCTAAAGATCAAGGATCAAGCACCAGCTCGCAGGCAATATCCAGAGGTCAATGGGAGAGAAggcttcaaactgacattcacATGGCCAGACAAGCTCTTCGTGATGCCCTGTCCCCTGAAAAGCCAAGCACTTTGAGCTCTGACTTGAAACCAGCTGATGGGTTCCTTATCTCCACCACAAAACCAGCCCAAGATCAATCAACAACCACTTATGCTTCAAGCACTGAGAACATTTCAAGACTGCTCAAAGATTGGATGAAAAACCCCCCAAAATCATCATCAGCCAGAACCAACTTGGCTAAGACTCAGCATTCATTTACCAACATGGTTTCAGGGTTTGACTGTACATCCAGTGAGGGGGCCACATCTGCAGCAAACACAACCAGTGGCGTTGAATTATCTGATGCATTTGAATCTCGGTTTGGTTTTGAGTCCCTTGACTCTTCAAATTCGGATTTATCTCCATCTATGTCACCAGAGGCTAGCCTGTTCCAAGATGAAAGCAAGCCGAACCTTATTAGTGACCAGTTTCTGTCATTGATTGATAAGTGGATATTTGATGAAGATGCTGCTGCTATTCAAGGGAAAGATATGATGACACTAGATCATGAAAATGCTTACTTTTTCTGA
- the LOC18781920 gene encoding zinc-finger homeodomain protein 9 — protein MDITPSITTTTNNTTSTKSPEADSETPTRIQPAKPLSFSNGVLKRHNPHPHHHHLHHHNIPITPVIVTYKECLKNHAATLGGHALDGCGEFMPSPTAIPTDPTSLKCAACGCHRNFHRRDPEDPMPPSSAAATTHVIEYQPHHRHHPPPPTHGGNRSPNSASPPPISSSYYPSAPHMLLALSTAHENALGGPNNNHSPQPPIVSPSPNARKRFRTKFSQEQKDKMYQFAERVGWKMQKRDEEIVQEFCNEINVDKGVLKVWMHNNKNTFAKRDVTNGSGGGLSGGVSRPNILLEEAHNNGNGNGNGNGNNNVDDENDEHNDDNNNSDMQNLNHYQGTDGGAAGHVGTNGSSSSS, from the coding sequence ATGGATATAACCCcttccatcaccaccaccaccaacaacacCACCAGCACAAAATCCCCGGAAGCAGACAGCGAAACCCCGACCCGGATCCAACCCGCCAAGCCTTTGTCCTTCAGCAACGGCGTCCTCAAACGCCACAACCCCcacccccaccaccaccaccttcaccACCACAACATCCCCATCACGCCGGTCATCGTCACCTACAAAGAATGCCTAAAGAACCACGCAGCCACCTTGGGTGGTCACGCTCTCGACGGCTGCGGCGAGTTCATGCCCTCTCCAACGGCCATACCCACCGACCCCACCTCTCTAAAATGTGCTGCATGCGGCTGCCACCGCAATTTCCACCGCCGTGACCCCGAAGACCCCATGCCGCCATCCTCCGCCGCCGCCACGACTCACGTCATCGAGTACCAACCCCACCATCGCCACCATCCTCCGCCGCCGACTCACGGAGGCAACCGAAGCCCCAATTCGGCTTCCCCGCCGCCGATCTCGTCCTCTTACTACCCTTCTGCCCCCCACATGCTCTTGGCTCTTTCGACGGCTCATGAAAACGCTTTGGGCGGTCCTAATAACAATCATAGTCCTCAACCCCCAATTGTTTCGCCGAGCCCGAACGCGAGGAAGCGGTTCAGGACCAAGTTCAGCCAGGAGCAGAAGGACAAGATGTACCAATTTGCAGAGAGGGTTGGGTGGAAGATGCAGAAGCGGGACGAGGAGATTGTGCAGGAGTTTTGCAATGAGATTAATGTGGACAAAGGGGTTCTCAAGGTTTGGATGCACAACAATAAGAACACATTTGCCAAAAGAGACGTCACCAATGGCAGTGGCGGTGGTCTTAGCGGTGGGGTTAGCAGACCCAACATTCTGCTTGAGGAAGCTCACAACAACGGCAACGGCAACGGCAACGGCAACGGCAACAACAACGTCGACGATGAAAATGATGAACACAACGacgacaacaacaacagcgATATGCAGAACCTAAATCACTACCAGGGTACTGATGGTGGTGCGGCGGGACATGTTGGCACCAATGGGTCGTCGTCTTCTTCTTGA
- the LOC18782381 gene encoding mini zinc finger protein 2 — protein sequence MRKRQVVVRRSEEGSATSSFTMRSVRYGECQKNHAAGVGGYAVDGCREFMASNGEEGTTAALTCAACGCHRNFHRREVETVCECPSPSANGA from the coding sequence ATGAGGAAGCGACAAGTTGTTGTGAGAAGATCAGAAGAAGGTTCAGCGACTTCATCTTTCACGATGAGGAGCGTGAGATATGGAGAGTGCCAGAAGAACCATGCCGCCGGTGTTGGAGGCTATGCCGTTGATGGTTGCAGAGAGTTCATGGCAAGTAACGGAGAGGAGGGCACAACTGCTGCACTCACCTGTGCTGCCTGTGGCTGCCACCGGAACTTCCACAGACGAGAGGTCGAGACTGTCTGCGAGTGCCCTTCACCTTCAGCAAATGGGGCTTAA